A genomic region of Deltaproteobacteria bacterium contains the following coding sequences:
- the frr gene encoding ribosome recycling factor — MKDTIIKEMKERMEKTVDVFHHEMARLRTGRASVSILDGIQIDYYGTLTPLNQAATLSVPESRLITIQPWDISIIGVIEKAVLASQLGLNPANDGKIIRLPIPPLNEERRKELVKVAKKMAEESKVSIRNIRRDANEEFKKLEKDKTISQDEHKKLQAQVQDITDKYIVKIDEGFHHKEKEILEV; from the coding sequence GTGAAGGATACTATAATAAAAGAGATGAAGGAACGGATGGAAAAGACAGTTGATGTCTTCCATCATGAAATGGCACGACTCAGAACAGGCAGGGCATCTGTATCCATCCTTGACGGCATACAGATTGATTACTATGGAACATTAACACCTTTAAATCAGGCTGCCACATTGTCTGTCCCTGAAAGCAGGTTGATTACAATCCAGCCATGGGACATAAGCATAATTGGTGTGATAGAAAAGGCTGTCCTTGCATCTCAACTTGGTTTAAATCCTGCAAACGATGGGAAGATTATCAGGTTACCTATCCCGCCGCTTAATGAAGAGAGAAGAAAGGAACTTGTCAAGGTGGCAAAAAAGATGGCAGAAGAATCAAAGGTCAGTATAAGAAATATAAGAAGGGATGCAAATGAGGAATTTAAAAAACTTGAAAAAGACAAGACCATATCTCAGGACGAACATAAAAAACTGCAGGCTCAGGTTCAGGACATAACAGATAAATATATAGTAAAGATTGACGAGGGTTTCCATCATAAGGAAAAGGAGATACTGGAGGTATAA
- the tsf gene encoding translation elongation factor Ts, translating into MEISASMVRDLREATGAGIMDCKKALAETNGCMESAVTFLRERGLAAAQKKAGRITSEGTVGYYIHSGGKIGVLVEVNCETDFVARTEDFQLLVKDIAMHIAAANPQYVKREEVHQDFIEKEKAIYRTQAIESGKPAKVIEKMVEGKVDKLLKEICLWEQPFVKNPDTTISELLTAVIAKLGENISIRRFARFKVGEGIEKKTTDFAKEVAAAM; encoded by the coding sequence TATAATGGATTGCAAAAAGGCACTGGCAGAAACAAATGGTTGTATGGAATCTGCAGTTACCTTCCTCCGGGAAAGGGGGCTTGCCGCTGCACAAAAAAAGGCAGGCAGGATTACATCTGAAGGAACTGTCGGATATTATATACATTCAGGGGGCAAGATAGGTGTTCTTGTTGAGGTCAACTGTGAAACCGATTTTGTTGCAAGGACAGAAGATTTTCAGTTGCTTGTAAAAGATATTGCTATGCATATTGCTGCAGCAAACCCGCAGTATGTAAAGAGGGAAGAGGTGCATCAGGATTTTATTGAAAAGGAAAAGGCGATTTACAGGACACAGGCGATTGAGTCAGGTAAGCCTGCAAAGGTAATAGAAAAAATGGTGGAGGGAAAGGTTGATAAGTTGCTTAAAGAGATATGCCTTTGGGAGCAGCCATTTGTAAAAAATCCTGATACAACCATAAGCGAACTTTTGACAGCGGTAATTGCTAAACTTGGTGAAAACATATCTATAAGACGGTTTGCAAGGTTCAAGGTTGGTGAAGGTATAGAGAAAAAGACTACTGATTTTGCAAAAGAAGTGGCAGCAGCAATGTAA
- a CDS encoding UMP kinase has product MSQLKYRRILLKLSGEALLGEQPFGIDTGIVDSISEEIKEIHNIGVEIAIVIGGGNIFRGVAASANGMDRATADYMGMLATIINAMALQDSLEKKEVFTRVMSAIEIKEVAEPYIRRRAVRHIEKGRVVVFAAGTGNPYFTTDTAASLRAMEIHAEVILKGTKVGGVYDKDPMKSKDAIKYDNLSYIDVLKNNLRVMDTTAISMCMDNKLPIVVFNLKERGNIKKIIMGENIGTIVKE; this is encoded by the coding sequence ATGTCCCAACTAAAATATCGTCGTATCCTCCTAAAACTTTCCGGTGAGGCATTGCTTGGTGAACAACCATTTGGCATTGACACAGGGATTGTTGATTCCATATCAGAAGAAATAAAAGAAATCCATAATATTGGTGTTGAGATTGCCATCGTAATCGGAGGCGGCAATATCTTCAGAGGTGTTGCTGCCAGTGCTAATGGTATGGACCGAGCAACTGCTGATTATATGGGTATGCTGGCTACAATTATAAATGCTATGGCTTTACAAGACTCCCTTGAGAAAAAAGAGGTTTTTACAAGGGTAATGTCTGCTATAGAGATAAAAGAGGTTGCTGAACCATATATAAGGAGAAGGGCGGTAAGGCACATTGAAAAAGGCAGGGTAGTAGTATTTGCTGCCGGGACAGGAAATCCATACTTTACAACAGATACAGCGGCATCCCTGCGCGCTATGGAAATTCACGCAGAGGTCATATTAAAGGGAACAAAGGTGGGTGGTGTGTATGATAAGGACCCGATGAAGTCAAAAGACGCAATAAAATATGACAACCTCTCCTATATAGATGTGCTTAAAAATAACCTGAGGGTTATGGATACAACAGCCATATCAATGTGTATGGACAATAAACTGCCCATAGTAGTTTTTAATCTAAAAGAGCGGGGTAATATAAAAAAGATTATAATGGGTGAAAATATTGGAACTATTGTAAAGGAGTAG